The sequence below is a genomic window from Glycine max cultivar Williams 82 chromosome 20, Glycine_max_v4.0, whole genome shotgun sequence.
aagtaagttaaatttcaaatttagagtaGTTGATACATGATCTAATTAATAGATTTAACTTGCACCGAAATGTGGAATATATTGACTCTCCTACACTCATCTATGACATCTGTGTAGTTGCAGATTCAAAATTGCATTTGGAACCCAGGTTGTTAGAAAAGTTACACAATCTTGCCATTAGGACCTAGTTTAGCTATATATGTTGTACATGAAATTGGCAAACTGTGAAGCATGCAAGGGAATTGAGAgctttttttgaactttttagAAGTCTGTAGAcagagagaggaagagagatCAAGTTATTCTAAGAGTAActcttttaaagttattttccaTTCTCACCATTTATTTTCTAGAGATCTAATGATTATAATAGGTAGCTAATCTTAATTATTCGATTTCAAGGAAATGAATGATGAGAATGAGGAGTAACTCTTTGAAAGTTACTCTTGAGTAACTTGATCACTCTTTACATATTTTTAGTCATGAATATCTCTGTGACTATTGTGGATTCATTTTCTGCTGCAATATATGCCACAACGCCTGTTAAGATTTGTGAGTGTATATAAGTTTCTAGGGAGCTAGCTATGGTGGCTTTTCCTTATATATTTCATTCaacttcagaaaaaaaaaaaattccttatcatgtataataaaatcaaatttgcgaaagaaaaaaattaaacctgCTCACAAAGTGCTTAACAATACAAGTTTCACATCGATTCCTTAACCATGAATACAGCTTTACACTAACAAATTTCATTTAACCAATGATTAATCTCGGCCTTACAAAACAAATACAGACTCACTTGATACATGTCTCTTATGCGCATTTTCAAACACTCCCCTTTCCAAAACCCAATCTTCTATCATTGCTTGAGAATTAAGAGGTTGATCAGTAGGCAAAAGATGCCCAGCACCCAAAACCACAACATTGGTGAGAGACTTCCAATTTTGAACATACCCTGCAAGCTCTCCATTAACTGTCCATATCTTCCTTTCAGCATTCACAAACTCCACAATCCCTTCCCACTTCATTGTCTTCACCCAAACCTCTGTTTGAACCACACCATCCCTCAAATCATGTTGCCCTTGATATAACAACACCTTGCTCCTTCTCACCAAGTAATCCACCATATATTTCACACTCTTCATCACATCAGCATGCAATGCAGCCCCAACAACATCGCTGCATATCTCATACACAAACGATTCATTCACCCCCAAGGCCTTCTTCACCTCAGCAATGTTCAAGAATTTTTCAACCAAATCATCCTCATAAGGAGCCTTCCTTGTATAGTCATACAAAGTAGCCAACCCTGTCATGTTTTGCAACATTCTCAAGACTTTGTTTCTTGCATCAGTTGCTTCACTCCAATTCCTCATTTGAGTCAACCGAACCGCTTCCAATTGAGCGTTCTCCAACTCATGCTTTTGCCTCTCATTGATCAATCCAACATAATAAGCATTCAGAGCATGAGTAGCCACTTGAGTTTTAGGGTCAGTTAAGCCATCCCCAATAGTCACACCAGCCAAATTCACTCTTTCAGAAACCTTCAAGTTTGCATTTTTCTCCAATATGTAATACCCAATAGCAGGCACATACTTCCCAGCATAGCTTTCACCAGTAATATAAATAGGGCGATTCTTGAAAACAGGATCAAGCTGAAGAAAGCTTGTTATAGCAGCAAAAAGGTGTTTTGCAACGCCGTTTTGATCAGTTGGAATTTCTTGTCTCGTTGAGGCCACACTGAAGCCAGTTCCAATGGGACTATCAAGAAAAAGAAGGCCAAAGATTCTATTCCAAGCACCAGGGTTGGGTTGAAGGGTGAGTGATTCCGTGACGCGCCACGGTCCAAGTTCGTACAAGTTTCCAATCATGGAGGAGCAGCCAGGGCCACCTTGGAGCCATATGAGAAGTGGGGTTTGTGAGAGTGGTAAAGTTGAGTTCTGGGCTTCATAGAAAGCGTAGAAAATGGAAGAAGTTGAAGTGGGGCTTATTGGAAGGTAACCATGTTTGTTGGGGAGGGCTTCTTT
It includes:
- the LOC100780822 gene encoding serine carboxypeptidase-like 50; amino-acid sequence: MASIISFTLKTLLFLCFCSFHFPLSTSSESNPSFPKEALPNKHGYLPISPTSTSSIFYAFYEAQNSTLPLSQTPLLIWLQGGPGCSSMIGNLYELGPWRVTESLTLQPNPGAWNRIFGLLFLDSPIGTGFSVASTRQEIPTDQNGVAKHLFAAITSFLQLDPVFKNRPIYITGESYAGKYVPAIGYYILEKNANLKVSERVNLAGVTIGDGLTDPKTQVATHALNAYYVGLINERQKHELENAQLEAVRLTQMRNWSEATDARNKVLRMLQNMTGLATLYDYTRKAPYEDDLVEKFLNIAEVKKALGVNESFVYEICSDVVGAALHADVMKSVKYMVDYLVRRSKVLLYQGQHDLRDGVVQTEVWVKTMKWEGIVEFVNAERKIWTVNGELAGYVQNWKSLTNVVVLGAGHLLPTDQPLNSQAMIEDWVLERGVFENAHKRHVSSESVFVL